One window of the Triticum dicoccoides isolate Atlit2015 ecotype Zavitan chromosome 3B, WEW_v2.0, whole genome shotgun sequence genome contains the following:
- the LOC119280318 gene encoding uncharacterized protein LOC119280318 translates to MPAGGWSDLPPDLAREISRRLQHDAVDLVRFHAVCKPWRDSRTTTATDQFLPWLVTAVKEDETRLEMRCVLSGTNYRSQPLLSEPARWNWVTGSGGTALRFLTIERLRPSLHDPLIGSAEHLPLLPQSVGRWGEEIDPHGVINGNGATLLYSISTTGDMVGHRPTARFTAALLRPGDAEWTILERILEHKYEHRFGTWSLRQPVLTSVTYHDGKILVVMKDDQPWRLATPNCNITCDELVKSQGPPAVQVWFAESTCNYSYVLESRGEILRLSINTWEYNRYLKGTNPYLLKVKVSLQALEGQLLSESSPLEKMRWVRRDGRSLADRVLFLGMCHSFVVDAGRVPNVHGGCAYFVYHNDNAFTYGKRAVFRCNLINGRTELVQRLPQCWDYRMCLWFNPESVNTPPKEISEGPPMQQQQIAPTISSPPRHTIHIERHRVPRFRVLVRNLPLTVNSTQLRFFFGEHGKVSSAEVIFYKKTRASQGIGHVTIETTHSHQEDALAALNELVLDGCCLKVTLIKEDQPPQRQHKRR, encoded by the exons ATGCCCGCAGGAGGTTGGTCTGATCTCCCGCCGGATCTGGCCCGCGAGATCTCCCGCCGCCTGCAGCACGACGCCGTCGACTTAGTCCGCTTCCACGCCGTGTGCAAGCCATGGCGGGACTCCCGGACGACAACGGCGACCGACCAGTTTCTGCCCTGGCTCGTCACCGCGGTGAAGGAGGACGAGACGCGCCTGGAGATGAGATGCGTCCTCTCGGGGACCAACTACCGCTCGCAGCCGCTGCTATCCGAGCCGGCCCGGTGGAACTGGGTGACCGGCTCCGGCGGCACCGCTCTCCGGTTCCTGACCATCGAACGCCTCCGCCCTAGTCTCCATGACCCTCTCATCGGATCAGCCGAACACCTGCCTCTACTCCCGCAATCCGTCGGCCGGTGGGGGGAGGAGATCGACCCCCACGGCGTCATCAACGGCAACGGTGCAACCCTTCTCTACAGCATCTCCACCACCGGCGACATGGTTGGGCACAGGCCCACAGCCAGGTTCACAGCGGCTCTACTTCGCCCCGGCGACGCAGAGTGGACAATCCTCGAGAGGATCCTCGAGCATAAGTATGAGCATCGGTTCGGGACCTGGTCACTTCGTCAGCCTGTTTTGACGTCTGTCACATACCACGATGGTAAGATCCTGGTCGTCATGAAGGATGACCAACCGTGGCGCCTCGCCACACCAAACTGCAATATCACCTGCGATGAGCTTGTCAAGAGCCAGGGGCCGCCGGCGGTGCAGGTGTGGTTTGCCGAATCCACCTGCAATTACAGCTACGTCCTTGAGTCCCGTGGCGAGATTCTACGGCTGTCAATCAACACCTGGGAATATAACAGGTATCTCAAGGGGACAAACCCCTACCTTCTCAAAGTCAAGGTGTCACTGCAGGCACTCGAGGGGCAACTATTGTCAGAATCGTCACCACTGGAGAAGATGAGATGGGTGAGAAGGGATGGCCGTAGTCTGGCCGATCGCGTGCTTTTCCTCGGTATGTGCCATAGCTTTGTTGTGGATGCGGGGCGGGTTCCCAACGTCCATGGCGGGTGTGCCTACTTCGTTTACCACAATGATAATGCCTTTACATATGGCAAGCGTGCCGTGTTCCGGTGCAACCTCATCAATGGGAGGACAGAGCTTGTACAGCGGCTGCCTCAATGTTGGGACTACAGAATGTGCCTGTGGTTCAACCCCGAGTCCGTCAATACTCCTCCCAAG GAAATCAGTGAGGGGCCACCGATGCAGCAACAGCAGATAGCACCAACAATTTCTAGTCCTCCAAGGCACACCATTCACATTGAGAGACATCGTGTGCCCAGGTTTAGGGTGCTGGTGCGCAATCTTCCTCTCACGGTGAACAGCACACAACTACGATTCTTCTTCGGCGAGCACGGTAAAGTGTCCAGTGCTGAGGTGATTTTCTATAAGAAGACCAGGGCCTCACAGGGTATTGGCCATGTGACCATAGAGACAACACATTCCCATCAGGAAGATGCTCTTGCTGCTCTCAATGAACTGGTTTTGGATGGATGTTGTCTCAAGGTTACCTTGATCAAGGAGGATCAGCCACCACAACGTCAGCATAAGCGCAGATAG